GAAACGTTAGTACCATGTCCGTTACTGTCACTGGCGTCGTTATCATTGTCTCCGAAGTCGTAGTTATAGACAATGCGATTGCCAAAAGCCGAATGCTGTAAGTTAATACCCGTATCGATAACTACTACCGCTGAGCCACGCCCATCAATAGTAGGAAATTGGGTTTTAAAAGTGTCTAAATTCATTAAAGAACTAGATGCAGTACCCAAACCGCCAGTTATTGATATCTGAGTATCAGGTTCACCTTGTATATAAACTGGTTCTTGAATATCGTGTCTGATGGTATTGGTGCTCATAATGTACCTTCCTAAAAATTCATATTTAATTATCTTCTATTTTTAGGATTAAATAAATTACCCTTGATGTAAAATGTAATAATACTGATTTTCAAAGAATATTCTAATAATTAATATTTATACTTAAGTAATTTCAACCATAGTGTTTTTACTTGAGATGTAACACGAGAGCCTGGATTTAAGGGAAGAGGTCAAATCTAAATTTATGATTATTAAAATTGCTATCGGGCAATAAAAAAGCCAGAGATTGGCTTTTGTTATCTAACTGACTAAAGTTAATAAGTTAGTTATGTATGATATTTAAATATTCTTCCCAAGCTATTTTTAATTTGTTTCGAGAAATACTAGGCGTTTTTAAGTAATTTCTTGACTAGATTATCTTTGACCATCATTTGCTGTAAAACTTCAATGAGACAGTCTTGGGCTTCTTCTTTGCTTAACGTTTTTACCTGTTCGCGTAGAATCTGTAGCTTGAACTGTTGTTCCAGACTGAGGTTATGATGTTTTTCCATGAGTTTACGAATCCCAAGGGTTGAGAAAACTTGTAAATTAAGATAACACATAATGGTTAATTTGTCTAGTTTGTCAAGCGTTAATTAATTAAAGTAACAAAAGTTAATAAATCTGAGTTGAGAAAAATCAGAGCATAATGGTAAATGATTCTGAATAAGGGAGATGAGCAGAGTGGATGCAATGGAATTTTTTCAGCAGAGTGCAGGTGAATGGCGATCGCTCAGGACGACCCATCACCTACCCTTTAGGCGAGCGGAAACGGGGGATTCCCAGATTGTGGTAGAAGCACTAACGGCCCAGAATCCTAAAATTAAAGAAATTTGTGAAATTCACGCGATCGATCCTCAACTCAGCGTGGGAGGGGCTTTTGTGGAGTGGCAAGCATCTATGGCTTGGGACCAAGAGGATGACAATCACACAGGAACAACCGTGTTTGCTCTAATACCCGAGGAAAATGACCCCAAACAAGGACAATTACTGAGAGAAAGAGGTTACGCCGAAATAGTACCAGTGGCGGGCCAATACCACATCGACGAGGAAAATGCCCTGGTTTTAGTCACAGAATACGAAACTATGAGTATTTTTGAGCGATTTTGGTTTGCCAATGCTAATCTGAGAATCAGAGCTAGTACCGTCAAACGTTTTGGGGGTTTTAACACAGCCACATTTTCCGTAGAAAGTAGACAGGTAGAAAGTAGAGTCACTGAGGAATCCAGTGAACCTGTGACCGAACTATTTTCTCTGACAGGCTGGTAAACTTTAAGAGTTGTAATATTTTTTAAGATTTTACAACAATGAGTCCCCTACTCCTTTATGATTGGGGATAAAGTTTTTGAAGATTATTAAACAATGGAGGTTTTCACTTGGCTATTCCTCTTCTAAATTATGGTCCTACAAGCCAAAATCAGCGTGTAGCCGGATATGAAGTACCTGGTGAAGAGCAACCCAGAATTTATTCCACAGAGAATGTGCTTTCGGGTTCATCTCTAGACGATCTGATTTGGGCAGCTTATCGTCAGGTTTTTAGTGAGCATCAAATTCTCAAAAGCAATCGTCAGACCTTTTTAGAATCTCAGTTACGCTCAGGTCAATTGACGGTTCGGGATTTTATCTCGGGACTAGCAAATTCTGATCCATTCATCAGATTTAACTTTGAGCCTAATAGTAACTATCGTTTCGTAGAAATCTGCATTCAGCGTCTGCTGGGTCGCGATCCCTACAACGAAAGAGAAAAAATCGCTTGGTCGATAGTCGTAGCTAACAAAGGGGTCAAGGGTTTTATTGATGAGTTGGTCGATACTGAAGAGTACATGACTAACTTTGGCTATGATACCGTTCCCTATCAACGCCGACGTAATCTACCTCAAAGAGGTATGGGAGAAACTCCATTTAACCTGAAAACGCCTCGTTATGGCGCGTATCATCGGGCGCAGTTGGGCTTCCCTCAAATTGTTTGGCAAAATGCTGTCAAACGTTATATTCCTCAAGAGAAAGCTGCCACAGCAGGAGATCCTTCTCAGTTCTTAGGAATGGCTCGTAGCATTGCTCCCAAGCAAAATATTATTCCCCGAATATCGGCGATGAATATTAACATTGAGGCTTCTGTTCCTTATCGCAAGTAAGTAGCAACGTTAGTTCTCAATTGACAGAGATGGAGTAGTCTGGGATTGGCAGAATGACTGAAAACCTAAGGTTATTTTGTCACTCTCGGGATACTCTTTCTCAATAAAGTTTTTCAATAGATTTCATCGGGAAATAGAGTTTCATTGGTTCTTGCCTAAATTTTTCAAAGCCATACTTAAGGTAGAAGTTTATTGCACTCTCATCTAGTGCTTCTGCTATAAAAAACTTGGTAGACTACTTTAATTTTTTAAAGATATTAGTATCAAGATAAATTCGTTTAACTCCTTTTTCCATAAAGCTCTGTTCGCTCAAACTGCTGAAGAATTTCACTCTCAAAGAAGATGTCATTTAACAAATCAAATTCCTTCTTTAGCTCATCTCCTTGTTGATGTCTATGATGTTGGGTCGCTTCTTTTTGGTTTTGGTACTTAAAATTCTCAACTATTACTTGTAATTCAGCAATTTGTTCTGGTTTTAAGCCAGTCAGGTCGATTTTTTGAGTCATTGTTCTGTTGGTGCTAAAGTGTTAAATTAGTCATAACATCCAAGAATCTTTTCAGTTCTGATCTTATCTAGGTACAGGAGTTTGTTCTAGTAGAGAAGTAATAACTCCTTCGACTTGTAAGCCATCTAATTGAGCTTCGGGTTTGAGTAATAAACGATGACGTAACAAAGGAAGAGCGATCGCCTTAAGATCATCGGGAGTAACAAAATCTCTTCCTGAGAGCCAAGCTTGAGCTTTACTCGCTTCCAACCAGAGTACAGCAGCGCGAGGAGAAGCACCCAAAAGAAGATCGCGGTTTTGGCGAGTTTTATGAATAAGATTTAATAAATAGTCGATAATAGGCTCAGTGAGGTTGACTCTCTTGACAGCTTGACGAGCTTCAATAATCTGTTTGACATTGGCGATCGCCTCTAAATTAGTAAGATTAACTCTTTTGACTGAAGTATTTTGATTAGCGTTGAGTAGCATTTGTTTTTCTGCGGCAGTTTCGGGATAATCTACCACCAATTTAAATAAAAAGCGATCAAGCTGAGCTTCTGGTAGAGGATAAGTACCCTCGAACTCTAGAGGATTTTGTGTTGCGATCACCCAAAATAGGTCACCTAATGCTAAACTTTCTCCATCTAAAGTAACTTGTTGTTCTTCCATAGCTTCTAGTAAAGCCGCTTGAGTTTTAGGGGGAGTCCGATTAATTTCATCAGCGAGGAGAATTTCGGTAAAAATCGGTCCTTTTTTCAAGCTAAAACTGCGACTATTCAGGTCAAAGATATTAGTACCGAGTATATCAGCCGGGAGAATATCTGGTGTTAGTTGTACTCTAGAGAAATCTGCTTTAATTAGATGTGCGATTACTTTTACTAAGAGAGTTTTTCCCGTTCCCGGTACACCCTCGATAATGACGTGACCTCCGCTAATCAAAGCGACTAGTAACTGTTTAACAATCTGAGACTGTCCCAGGATAATTTGTTCGATACCGTGTACTATTTCGATAAATAAGTCGCTATTTGGCTTCATG
Above is a window of Gloeocapsa sp. PCC 73106 DNA encoding:
- a CDS encoding phycobiliprotein lyase — translated: MDAMEFFQQSAGEWRSLRTTHHLPFRRAETGDSQIVVEALTAQNPKIKEICEIHAIDPQLSVGGAFVEWQASMAWDQEDDNHTGTTVFALIPEENDPKQGQLLRERGYAEIVPVAGQYHIDEENALVLVTEYETMSIFERFWFANANLRIRASTVKRFGGFNTATFSVESRQVESRVTEESSEPVTELFSLTGW
- a CDS encoding MoxR family ATPase, which produces MKPNSDLFIEIVHGIEQIILGQSQIVKQLLVALISGGHVIIEGVPGTGKTLLVKVIAHLIKADFSRVQLTPDILPADILGTNIFDLNSRSFSLKKGPIFTEILLADEINRTPPKTQAALLEAMEEQQVTLDGESLALGDLFWVIATQNPLEFEGTYPLPEAQLDRFLFKLVVDYPETAAEKQMLLNANQNTSVKRVNLTNLEAIANVKQIIEARQAVKRVNLTEPIIDYLLNLIHKTRQNRDLLLGASPRAAVLWLEASKAQAWLSGRDFVTPDDLKAIALPLLRHRLLLKPEAQLDGLQVEGVITSLLEQTPVPR
- a CDS encoding NblA/ycf18 family protein, giving the protein MCYLNLQVFSTLGIRKLMEKHHNLSLEQQFKLQILREQVKTLSKEEAQDCLIEVLQQMMVKDNLVKKLLKNA
- a CDS encoding phycobilisome rod-core linker polypeptide, encoding MAIPLLNYGPTSQNQRVAGYEVPGEEQPRIYSTENVLSGSSLDDLIWAAYRQVFSEHQILKSNRQTFLESQLRSGQLTVRDFISGLANSDPFIRFNFEPNSNYRFVEICIQRLLGRDPYNEREKIAWSIVVANKGVKGFIDELVDTEEYMTNFGYDTVPYQRRRNLPQRGMGETPFNLKTPRYGAYHRAQLGFPQIVWQNAVKRYIPQEKAATAGDPSQFLGMARSIAPKQNIIPRISAMNINIEASVPYRK